A region of Shewanella psychromarinicola DNA encodes the following proteins:
- a CDS encoding GNAT family N-acetyltransferase, translated as MKKTQARVYKYKFINNISDIDSKVWHDFFGVEHPFTRYEYLSALEMSRCVSAETGWTPMHLMVMDADNVVALMPLYLKTHSWGEYVFDWAWAEAYERHNIDYYPKLVSSIPFTPTTGQRIGFNSELSTLEQQQLIGHIQTYLSQAVIKHNWSSWHCLFTTPDQQQQLTQAGVMERVGCQFHWHNQGYVDFTDFLGTLTSRKRKNILKERTLARQQLAFRFVDGDKATSEQWQGFVRCYQNTYLKRSGHTGYLSPAFFEQIAATMGASIRLLMIENIEGQLVASALYFVSGTHLFGRYWGALTECDGVHFEACYYQGIEYAIANKLAVFDAGAQGEHKVARGFSPVKTTSSHFIAHEGFNEAIGHFCEQEQSHIDIYMQQMCEQLPYKTNDK; from the coding sequence GTGAAAAAAACACAAGCACGAGTTTATAAATATAAGTTTATTAACAATATTAGTGATATAGACAGTAAAGTATGGCATGACTTTTTTGGCGTGGAACATCCTTTTACACGTTATGAATATTTATCTGCACTCGAAATGAGCCGATGTGTTAGCGCCGAAACGGGCTGGACACCTATGCACCTTATGGTGATGGATGCGGATAATGTTGTGGCATTGATGCCGCTCTATCTTAAAACTCATTCTTGGGGCGAGTATGTGTTTGATTGGGCTTGGGCTGAAGCGTATGAGCGCCATAATATAGACTATTATCCCAAACTGGTGAGCAGCATTCCATTTACACCCACAACGGGTCAGCGTATAGGCTTCAATTCCGAGCTTTCAACCCTCGAGCAGCAACAGCTTATTGGCCATATTCAAACTTACTTGTCGCAAGCGGTAATTAAACACAATTGGTCATCTTGGCATTGTTTATTCACCACGCCCGATCAACAGCAACAGTTGACACAAGCCGGGGTAATGGAACGGGTTGGTTGCCAGTTTCATTGGCACAACCAAGGTTACGTTGATTTTACGGACTTTCTTGGTACATTAACCTCTCGTAAACGTAAAAACATCCTCAAAGAGCGAACCTTAGCAAGACAACAGCTAGCGTTTCGCTTTGTTGATGGCGACAAGGCCACTAGTGAACAGTGGCAGGGTTTTGTTCGCTGTTATCAAAATACTTATTTAAAGCGTTCTGGTCACACAGGTTATTTATCGCCAGCTTTCTTTGAACAGATAGCGGCAACGATGGGAGCGTCAATACGGTTATTAATGATTGAAAATATTGAAGGACAATTAGTCGCATCGGCACTGTACTTTGTTTCAGGTACGCATTTATTTGGCCGCTATTGGGGAGCATTAACCGAATGTGATGGGGTGCATTTTGAAGCCTGTTACTACCAAGGAATAGAGTACGCCATCGCCAACAAATTAGCGGTATTTGATGCAGGTGCCCAAGGTGAACATAAGGTGGCTCGAGGATTTTCCCCGGTCAAAACCACCTCAAGCCATTTTATTGCCCATGAAGGCTTTAATGAGGCAATTGGCCATTTTTGTGAGCAAGAGCAATCACACATTGATATTTATATGCAGCAAATGTGCGAACAACTGCCGTATAAGACTAATGATAAATGA
- a CDS encoding LysE family translocator, whose product MPDYAVLAVFIPTFFFVSITPGMCMTLAMTLGMSIGVRKTLWMMLGELVGVALVAIAAVLGVASIMLNYPQLFDILKWVGGAYLGYIGINMWRAKGKMAIITGLEVKASRISLISQGFITAIANPKGWAFMISLLPPFINVDNAVGPQLAVLLGIIMITESVSMLAYASGGKSLRLFLSRGDNIRLMNRIAGSLMVLVGIWLALG is encoded by the coding sequence ATGCCAGATTACGCTGTACTCGCCGTTTTTATTCCGACGTTCTTTTTTGTCTCTATCACTCCGGGTATGTGCATGACGTTAGCCATGACCCTAGGCATGAGTATTGGCGTGCGAAAAACCTTGTGGATGATGTTGGGTGAATTAGTGGGCGTGGCCTTGGTCGCCATTGCAGCAGTACTTGGGGTTGCCAGCATCATGCTAAATTACCCGCAATTGTTCGACATTCTTAAGTGGGTTGGTGGTGCGTACCTTGGCTACATTGGCATTAATATGTGGCGCGCTAAAGGCAAAATGGCCATCATCACTGGCCTTGAAGTGAAAGCCAGTCGCATCAGTTTAATCAGCCAAGGATTTATTACCGCGATTGCCAACCCCAAAGGTTGGGCGTTTATGATTTCGTTATTACCGCCATTTATCAATGTCGATAATGCCGTAGGACCACAACTGGCGGTATTACTCGGTATTATTATGATAACCGAAAGCGTCTCTATGCTAGCTTATGCTAGTGGCGGTAAAAGCTTACGACTATTTCTAAGCCGGGGAGATAACATTCGCTTAATGAACCGTATCGCGGGAAGCTTAATGGTACTTGTTGGGATCTGGTTAGCACTAGGCTAA
- the hppD gene encoding 4-hydroxyphenylpyruvate dioxygenase: MASELNPLGLLGIEFTEFASPDTEYMHQVFIDFGFSMLKKAKDNDIVYYKQNDINFLLNKGRAGFSAQFAKSHGPAICSMGWRVEDANFAFTEAVARGAKPADDANKDMPYPAIYGIGDSLIYFIDTFGEQNNIYQTDFVDLEQPVITPEKGFMEVDHLTNNVYKGTMEKWANFYKDIFGFTEVRYFDISGAQTSLVSYALRSPDGSFCIPINEGKGNNKNQIDEYLGEYNGPGVQHLAFRSRDIVASLDAMEDTSIQTLDIIPEYYDTIFEKLPQVTEDHDRIKHHQILVDGDEDGYLLQIFTKNLFGPIFIEIIQRKNNLGFGEGNFKALFESIERDQIKRGVL; encoded by the coding sequence ATGGCAAGCGAACTAAACCCACTGGGCCTGTTAGGCATTGAATTCACCGAATTTGCCAGTCCAGATACTGAATATATGCACCAAGTATTTATTGATTTTGGTTTTTCAATGCTAAAAAAAGCCAAAGATAATGACATTGTTTACTATAAACAAAACGACATTAACTTTTTATTGAATAAAGGCCGTGCAGGCTTTTCTGCTCAATTTGCAAAATCTCATGGTCCGGCAATTTGTTCCATGGGTTGGCGCGTTGAAGATGCTAACTTTGCCTTTACAGAAGCGGTAGCTCGTGGTGCAAAACCCGCAGATGATGCCAATAAAGACATGCCATACCCGGCCATTTACGGTATTGGTGACAGCTTAATTTACTTTATCGACACCTTTGGTGAACAAAACAATATTTATCAAACTGACTTTGTCGATTTAGAGCAACCTGTCATCACGCCTGAGAAAGGCTTTATGGAGGTCGACCATTTGACCAACAATGTCTACAAAGGCACCATGGAAAAGTGGGCTAACTTTTATAAAGATATTTTTGGTTTTACCGAGGTACGTTATTTTGATATTAGTGGTGCGCAAACATCGCTTGTGTCTTATGCACTTCGTTCTCCAGATGGCAGCTTCTGCATTCCAATTAACGAAGGTAAAGGCAATAACAAAAATCAAATTGATGAATATTTGGGTGAATACAATGGCCCTGGCGTTCAACATCTGGCGTTCAGAAGTCGTGATATTGTCGCCTCATTAGATGCAATGGAAGATACCTCAATCCAAACACTGGATATTATTCCTGAATATTACGACACCATTTTTGAGAAGTTGCCACAGGTGACAGAAGATCACGATCGTATCAAGCACCATCAGATTTTGGTTGATGGTGATGAAGATGGGTATTTATTACAAATTTTCACCAAAAACTTATTTGGGCCAATCTTCATTGAAATCATTCAGCGTAAAAATAACCTCGGCTTTGGTGAAGGTAATTTTAAAGCGTTATTTGAATCCATTGAACGCGATCAAATCAAGCGCGGCGTGCTCTAG
- a CDS encoding homogentisate 1,2-dioxygenase — MPFYVKQGQIPTKRHIAFEKDNGELYREELFSTHGFSNIYSNKYHHNMPTKAIDVQPYSLSHGEQWQDPLIQNYKIDSRQADCQGNFFSARNKIFFNNDVAMYTAKVTEDTNAFYRNAYADEVVFIHEGEGQLLSEYGVINTQKWDYLIIPRGTTYQLKFNDYQNVRLFVIESSSMVEVPKHFRNEYGQMLESAPYCERDIRTPTLTDAVVEKGEFPLMCKFGERYQEMTLQWHPFDLVGWDGCVYPWAFNISEYAPKVGKIHLPPSEHLVFSAHNFVICNFVPRPYDFHPKSIPAPYYHNNIDSDEVLYYVDGDFMSRTGIEAGYMTLHQKGVPHGPQPGRTEASIGKKDTYEYAVMVDTFAPLNLTSHVKNCMSDDYNRSWLEN, encoded by the coding sequence ATGCCATTCTATGTTAAGCAAGGTCAGATCCCGACCAAACGGCATATTGCCTTCGAAAAAGACAATGGTGAGCTGTATCGTGAAGAATTATTTTCAACTCATGGCTTTTCGAATATTTATTCGAATAAATACCATCACAATATGCCAACCAAAGCGATAGACGTTCAACCTTACTCGTTATCTCATGGTGAACAATGGCAAGACCCACTGATCCAAAATTACAAAATAGACTCGCGCCAAGCCGACTGCCAAGGCAACTTTTTCAGCGCCCGTAATAAAATCTTTTTCAATAATGACGTGGCGATGTATACCGCTAAAGTCACTGAAGACACCAATGCGTTTTATCGCAATGCCTATGCTGACGAAGTGGTGTTTATTCACGAGGGTGAAGGACAACTACTCAGTGAATATGGGGTGATTAACACCCAAAAATGGGATTACCTAATTATTCCTCGCGGGACAACTTACCAGCTGAAATTTAACGATTATCAAAATGTGCGTTTATTTGTTATCGAATCATCGTCCATGGTGGAAGTGCCAAAGCATTTTAGAAACGAATATGGCCAAATGTTGGAGTCTGCTCCTTACTGTGAACGAGACATTCGTACGCCAACCTTGACTGATGCAGTGGTTGAAAAAGGTGAGTTTCCGTTAATGTGTAAATTCGGTGAGCGCTACCAAGAAATGACACTTCAATGGCATCCATTTGACTTAGTCGGCTGGGATGGGTGTGTGTATCCATGGGCATTCAACATTAGCGAATATGCCCCTAAAGTAGGTAAAATTCATTTGCCGCCGTCAGAGCATTTAGTCTTCAGCGCCCATAACTTTGTTATTTGTAATTTTGTTCCACGTCCTTATGACTTTCACCCTAAATCGATTCCTGCACCTTATTACCATAACAACATCGACAGCGATGAAGTCTTGTATTACGTCGACGGCGATTTTATGAGCCGCACCGGTATTGAAGCGGGTTACATGACCTTACACCAAAAAGGGGTGCCACATGGGCCTCAACCTGGTCGCACAGAAGCCTCTATCGGCAAAAAAGACACCTACGAATATGCGGTGATGGTCGATACCTTCGCCCCACTAAATTTAACCTCTCATGTTAAAAATTGCATGAGTGATGATTACAACCGCTCTTGGTTAGAAAACTAA
- a CDS encoding LysR family transcriptional regulator — MRIDIDAFNVLQVLVEEGSFSKASERLHKAQSAVSYQVKKLEQHLGVTLFNRDNYRAELTPEGKVILAEGQRLLQHLANIEHLASRFSQGWEPKLELVIDGALPMEPIMTALKRMSEHNIPTKVQLNMEFLGGVQHRFERDQADLMLVKDYRTGPSYHPKPLPTITSVLVASSQHPLSQLKGISLPELQQHVELTIEDSSPGKRDRDEMQFGGDKVFYLSGFIMKKNALLKGLGFGWMPDFLIAEELHQGQLIEIDFIGGNRFSFTPQLVSTLERPLGRAGQLFTELILQEFARYQQQQQSGLSGAGLG; from the coding sequence ATGCGAATAGATATTGATGCCTTTAATGTACTGCAAGTGCTTGTTGAAGAAGGAAGTTTTTCGAAAGCTTCTGAGCGCTTACATAAAGCGCAATCGGCGGTTAGCTATCAAGTTAAAAAATTAGAGCAACATCTTGGGGTCACATTATTTAACCGCGATAATTATCGCGCCGAATTAACCCCTGAAGGCAAGGTTATTCTGGCTGAAGGGCAACGATTACTGCAGCATTTAGCCAATATTGAACATCTGGCCAGTCGTTTTAGTCAGGGGTGGGAGCCTAAGCTTGAGTTAGTGATAGACGGTGCTTTACCGATGGAACCGATCATGACCGCGCTTAAGCGCATGTCAGAACACAATATACCCACTAAAGTGCAGCTTAATATGGAGTTTTTAGGCGGCGTACAGCATCGCTTTGAGCGCGACCAAGCAGACTTAATGTTGGTCAAGGATTATCGTACTGGCCCCTCGTATCATCCTAAACCGTTACCTACGATTACCAGCGTGCTAGTGGCGTCATCACAACATCCATTAAGTCAGTTAAAAGGCATTAGTTTGCCCGAGTTACAACAACATGTTGAGTTAACCATTGAAGATTCATCTCCTGGTAAACGTGACCGCGATGAAATGCAGTTTGGCGGCGATAAAGTATTTTATTTGTCAGGTTTTATTATGAAAAAAAATGCCTTACTAAAAGGTCTAGGTTTTGGTTGGATGCCGGATTTTTTAATTGCTGAAGAATTACATCAAGGGCAACTGATCGAGATTGATTTTATTGGTGGTAACCGCTTTAGTTTTACACCGCAATTAGTGTCCACACTTGAACGTCCGCTGGGGCGAGCAGGGCAACTATTTACCGAGCTTATTCTGCAAGAATTTGCTCGATATCAACAGCAACAACAATCAGGGTTAAGTGGAGCCGGATTAGGGTAA
- a CDS encoding TIGR00266 family protein, with product MSMKSHEVDYEIIGSSMQLVEVELDPNESVIAEAGAMTYVEEDIGFEAKMGDGSELESGFFGKLLGAGKRAISGEGIFMTHFTNEGQQKRKVAFAAPFPGTILAIDLAQHQGELICQKDSFLAAALGTQVSMKFNKRLGTGFFGGEGFILQSLKGDGMAFVHAGGTLIKKELHGETLRVDTGCLVGFTPGIDYDIQRAGSLKSMVFGGEGLFLATLKGHGTVWLQSLPFSRMADRIIAHAPSNGGKDQGEGSVLGGIGRMIN from the coding sequence ATAAGCATGAAAAGTCATGAAGTAGATTATGAAATTATTGGTTCTAGCATGCAGCTGGTTGAAGTTGAATTAGACCCAAATGAGTCTGTGATTGCTGAAGCGGGTGCCATGACCTATGTCGAAGAAGATATTGGTTTTGAAGCCAAGATGGGTGATGGCTCTGAGCTAGAATCTGGTTTTTTTGGTAAGTTACTTGGTGCGGGGAAACGGGCCATTTCCGGTGAGGGTATTTTTATGACCCACTTTACCAATGAAGGCCAGCAGAAACGTAAAGTGGCTTTTGCGGCGCCGTTTCCGGGGACCATTTTGGCGATAGACTTAGCTCAACATCAAGGCGAGCTTATCTGTCAAAAGGACAGTTTTTTAGCGGCAGCCTTAGGCACGCAAGTGAGCATGAAATTTAATAAGCGCTTAGGAACCGGGTTTTTTGGTGGTGAAGGATTTATCCTACAAAGCCTTAAAGGTGATGGCATGGCGTTTGTGCATGCGGGTGGGACACTGATAAAAAAAGAATTGCATGGTGAGACCTTGCGGGTCGATACGGGTTGTTTAGTTGGATTTACTCCCGGGATTGATTATGACATTCAGCGTGCGGGCTCGTTAAAGTCGATGGTATTTGGCGGAGAAGGCCTGTTTCTTGCCACTTTAAAAGGTCATGGGACTGTGTGGTTACAAAGCTTACCGTTTTCTCGTATGGCTGACAGAATTATTGCTCATGCGCCTTCAAATGGCGGTAAAGATCAAGGTGAAGGTTCAGTACTCGGTGGAATAGGGCGGATGATTAACTAA
- a CDS encoding YccF domain-containing protein, with protein MSLLRLIFNIAWFLMGGFVMGLAWWLVGVLCFISIIGIPFGRACFVIGELAFWPFGQETVNRKHISGQEDIGTGTLGLVGNVLWFLCFGIWLAIGHLVHALACFITIIGIPFAIQHIKLALLSLTPIGQTIIAKPTY; from the coding sequence ATGTCACTTTTACGCTTAATCTTTAATATTGCTTGGTTTTTAATGGGTGGATTTGTTATGGGCCTTGCTTGGTGGCTTGTGGGGGTACTGTGCTTTATCAGTATCATTGGCATCCCTTTTGGCAGAGCCTGTTTTGTTATTGGCGAATTAGCTTTTTGGCCATTTGGACAAGAAACCGTTAACCGCAAACACATTTCTGGCCAAGAAGATATTGGTACTGGCACACTAGGCTTAGTGGGTAATGTGCTATGGTTTTTATGTTTTGGGATTTGGCTCGCTATTGGTCATTTAGTGCATGCATTAGCCTGTTTCATCACCATTATTGGGATCCCCTTTGCGATACAACACATTAAGTTGGCCTTGTTAAGTTTAACCCCTATCGGGCAAACTATTATCGCTAAACCCACTTATTAA
- a CDS encoding 1-aminocyclopropane-1-carboxylate deaminase/D-cysteine desulfhydrase has translation MFSISPVESMNFDGHTLYIKRDDLLHADFSGNKARKFYHFLHHDYSYVTRLVGAGSAQANSLYSLSVLAKQQGWQFDYYVSHISKFLLQHPQGNYAAAIQNGANIINVAELPYADNIAGMHLDDVVQYIMLSTPTYADKQHLLCIPEGGRCEYAETGIAQLASEIIEWAQIRQQIKLMVFLPSGTGTTAAYLNKQLIQQLAQLQLTPVLTIEVLTCSTVGGDDYLRQQFSQLIDEVYYPHIVSDGHKYHFGKLSQRCFDMWQTVCQSGIEFELLYDPVGFLVLQHYLKTNTLTNTDILYVHQGGILGNKTMLPRYLRKFSNSINAS, from the coding sequence ATGTTTTCGATAAGCCCAGTAGAGTCGATGAACTTTGACGGCCACACCCTCTACATTAAGCGGGATGATTTATTGCATGCTGATTTCAGTGGCAATAAAGCACGTAAGTTTTATCATTTTTTGCATCATGATTATTCATATGTGACCCGCCTAGTAGGGGCCGGTTCTGCACAAGCTAACTCTTTGTATTCATTATCTGTGCTGGCTAAGCAGCAGGGCTGGCAATTTGACTATTACGTTAGCCATATTAGCAAATTTTTACTACAACACCCCCAAGGCAATTACGCTGCCGCGATACAAAATGGGGCTAATATTATTAATGTTGCTGAGTTGCCATATGCCGATAACATAGCCGGCATGCATTTAGATGATGTTGTGCAATACATTATGTTATCAACTCCGACTTACGCCGATAAACAACATCTACTGTGTATTCCTGAAGGTGGGCGCTGTGAATACGCAGAAACGGGTATTGCGCAGCTTGCGAGTGAAATTATTGAGTGGGCTCAGATTAGACAACAAATTAAGCTCATGGTTTTTTTACCTTCTGGTACCGGCACCACAGCAGCTTATTTAAATAAGCAACTAATACAACAGCTCGCTCAATTGCAATTAACACCAGTACTTACCATTGAGGTATTAACCTGCAGCACGGTTGGCGGTGATGATTACTTACGCCAGCAATTTTCACAATTAATTGATGAAGTTTATTATCCTCACATTGTTAGTGATGGGCATAAATATCATTTTGGAAAATTATCGCAACGTTGTTTTGATATGTGGCAAACCGTATGTCAGTCTGGAATTGAATTTGAGTTGTTGTATGACCCTGTCGGATTTTTAGTCTTACAACATTATTTGAAGACTAATACGTTGACTAATACTGATATTTTATATGTACATCAAGGTGGGATATTAGGAAATAAAACGATGTTGCCAAGGTATCTACGAAAGTTTTCAAATTCGATTAACGCTTCATGA
- a CDS encoding ChrR family anti-sigma-E factor has translation MINYHPDPHLLSLHAKGELPLSMSMAISAHAEFCQHCQQQLDQMTITLSDQQFNTTAAPQSVDSTDNNQLDALLAQFLNSTLDTLEAAQPNTDNSIEDNSVSIKGHHYPLPRVFRKKINASWQGIGKVSRLRLDTGEPQARASLLHIAANGEIPEHTHKGAELTLLLAGEFSDCYNTYKPGDFMLLDKEHQHSPKTLEGCLCYTIVDAPLYFTKGISKLLNPIGDLLY, from the coding sequence ATGATTAATTACCACCCAGACCCGCATTTACTGTCTCTCCATGCTAAAGGCGAACTTCCACTGTCTATGTCGATGGCAATCTCTGCTCACGCCGAATTTTGCCAACATTGCCAACAGCAACTCGATCAAATGACGATTACCTTGTCTGACCAGCAATTTAATACAACTGCGGCACCTCAATCGGTTGATAGCACTGATAATAATCAGCTAGATGCATTGCTTGCCCAGTTCTTGAATTCAACCTTAGATACCTTAGAAGCTGCGCAACCTAATACCGACAATAGCATTGAAGATAACAGTGTCAGCATTAAAGGTCATCATTACCCACTGCCAAGAGTTTTTCGTAAAAAAATTAACGCTTCTTGGCAAGGTATTGGCAAAGTCAGTCGTTTACGACTCGATACCGGTGAGCCGCAAGCAAGAGCAAGCTTGTTACACATAGCTGCTAATGGTGAGATCCCTGAGCATACTCATAAAGGTGCAGAACTGACCTTACTACTCGCAGGAGAGTTCAGCGACTGTTACAACACTTATAAACCTGGTGATTTTATGTTGCTCGACAAAGAACATCAACATTCTCCTAAAACACTTGAAGGCTGTTTGTGTTATACCATTGTTGATGCCCCTTTATATTTTACTAAAGGCATAAGTAAGTTATTAAATCCAATTGGCGATTTACTTTATTAA
- a CDS encoding sigma-70 family RNA polymerase sigma factor — MENVQSQSVQIGYDKRSLVQRPLINRNGAMKTDEPNPIADELAALMMKVANNRCKTSFAKLFSHFSPKINSFGVQRLSTQGLAMDLVQETMTRVWTKAHLYNVDKAAVSTWVFTIMRNQCFDMLRKVQHNREDSFGDDIWPLFESDDAEHNDEDFLLSATLLQHVKELPPLQRQVVQGIYMQELTQQELADKLNIPIGTVKSRLRLGLEKLKSFMEKHYD; from the coding sequence ATGGAAAATGTTCAATCACAAAGCGTACAAATTGGTTATGATAAGAGGTCTCTTGTACAAAGACCCTTAATTAATCGAAATGGTGCTATGAAAACAGACGAACCCAATCCAATAGCAGATGAACTCGCTGCATTAATGATGAAAGTAGCTAACAATCGATGCAAAACCTCTTTTGCTAAGCTTTTTTCACATTTTTCCCCAAAAATTAATTCTTTTGGGGTTCAACGTTTAAGCACACAAGGCTTAGCCATGGACTTAGTACAAGAAACCATGACTCGAGTGTGGACCAAAGCTCATCTATACAACGTTGATAAAGCAGCGGTAAGTACTTGGGTGTTTACCATTATGCGCAATCAATGTTTTGATATGCTTCGTAAAGTACAACATAACCGTGAAGATTCATTCGGTGATGATATTTGGCCTTTATTTGAGTCCGATGACGCTGAACATAATGATGAAGATTTTTTGTTATCGGCAACATTATTACAGCACGTGAAAGAGTTACCTCCTCTGCAGCGTCAAGTAGTCCAAGGCATCTATATGCAAGAGCTTACTCAGCAAGAGTTAGCAGATAAACTTAATATTCCAATCGGCACCGTTAAATCTCGGCTTCGACTAGGATTGGAAAAATTAAAAAGTTTTATGGAGAAACACTATGATTAA
- a CDS encoding LON peptidase substrate-binding domain-containing protein, with the protein MIIPIFPLTICLLPQGYTQLRIFEPRYKRLVSESLKSGLGFGLCMLADDNKSILPIGTLTKIIDFEMLEDGLLGISIQGQKTFTINQISVDDDGLKRADVSLIDSWPSDIIEQQNAQPHIHQIDRKKDKLLSSTLKQILQEYPQHLAHYSEEKFNDIAWVCQRWLEIIPLSSKEKYQCINSHDHRLAKSFLLDIIK; encoded by the coding sequence ATGATAATCCCTATTTTCCCATTAACTATTTGCTTATTACCGCAGGGGTATACCCAATTGCGCATTTTTGAACCGAGATATAAACGCTTAGTCTCCGAATCCCTTAAAAGTGGTTTAGGTTTTGGCTTATGCATGTTGGCTGATGATAACAAATCCATCTTACCTATCGGTACATTGACCAAGATAATCGACTTCGAAATGCTTGAAGACGGCTTACTGGGTATCAGTATTCAAGGGCAAAAAACATTTACAATTAACCAAATCAGCGTTGATGATGACGGTTTAAAGCGAGCAGATGTGAGCTTAATTGATTCTTGGCCGAGCGATATTATTGAACAACAAAATGCACAACCACACATTCATCAGATAGATCGTAAAAAAGATAAGCTGCTCAGCAGTACTTTGAAGCAGATTTTGCAGGAATATCCTCAGCATCTTGCTCATTATTCGGAAGAAAAATTTAATGATATCGCTTGGGTATGTCAACGTTGGCTTGAAATTATCCCTCTGAGTTCAAAAGAAAAATATCAGTGTATTAATAGTCATGACCATAGATTAGCTAAATCATTCTTACTCGATATTATAAAATAA
- a CDS encoding chemotaxis protein CheV, with product MKKVLDTVDQRTKLVGENRLELLLFRISSSQLFAINVFKVKEVVNLPPLNTVPGSNPNIYGVANIRGISIPVINLREAIGFSPMPVTEDSKLIITEYNRSVQGFLVGNVENIINMTWSDIMPPPKTAGGDNYLTAITRIEDQGQVRLVSIIDVEKVLAEIIDYDVKLTDGVLDEALATQMLGRKVLIVDDSSTARKQVRDTLSQLGLEIVEASDGLQALQLLQSWADEGRDVANELLMMITDAEMPEMDGYKLTFEVRNDPRMTSLFITLNTSLSGSFNQAMVEKVGCNEFISKFQPDLLVRVVQDRLRTLIG from the coding sequence ATGAAAAAAGTGCTTGATACGGTTGATCAACGAACTAAGTTAGTGGGCGAAAATCGTTTAGAATTATTGTTATTTCGCATTAGTTCAAGTCAATTATTTGCTATTAATGTATTTAAAGTCAAAGAGGTAGTTAACTTACCTCCGTTAAATACCGTACCTGGTAGCAATCCTAATATTTATGGTGTGGCTAACATCAGAGGGATCTCGATCCCGGTGATTAATTTACGTGAAGCGATTGGTTTTTCACCCATGCCGGTAACCGAAGATAGCAAATTGATTATTACTGAATATAACCGCAGTGTGCAGGGCTTTTTAGTGGGTAATGTCGAGAACATTATTAATATGACGTGGAGTGATATTATGCCGCCACCCAAAACCGCTGGCGGAGATAACTACTTAACGGCGATAACAAGAATTGAAGATCAAGGGCAAGTGCGTTTGGTGTCTATTATTGATGTTGAAAAAGTGTTGGCTGAGATCATCGATTACGATGTGAAATTAACCGATGGGGTGCTCGACGAAGCGTTAGCGACGCAAATGCTTGGCCGTAAGGTATTAATCGTTGATGACTCATCTACTGCACGTAAGCAAGTAAGAGATACATTAAGTCAGCTAGGCCTTGAGATTGTTGAGGCGTCAGATGGACTTCAAGCGTTGCAATTACTGCAATCGTGGGCGGATGAAGGTCGTGATGTTGCAAATGAATTATTAATGATGATTACCGATGCAGAAATGCCTGAAATGGATGGTTATAAGTTGACCTTCGAAGTTCGTAATGATCCCAGAATGACATCGTTATTTATTACACTCAATACTTCTCTTAGTGGTAGTTTTAATCAAGCTATGGTGGAAAAAGTCGGCTGTAATGAATTTATCTCTAAATTTCAACCCGATTTATTAGTGCGCGTGGTCCAAGATCGTTTGCGCACTCTTATTGGCTAA
- a CDS encoding DUF2750 domain-containing protein, with amino-acid sequence MTEQTAALTGFIESVKQHQVLWGLQDETGEGWVVCDSSEFEETDVMPLWSSETAAKSHCTDEWADYNAVTITLAEFLEYWVSDLNDDGVLIGVDWEAEQECLEIDPIVLAKELVDFEQE; translated from the coding sequence ATGACCGAACAGACAGCAGCATTAACAGGCTTTATCGAAAGCGTAAAACAACATCAAGTCTTATGGGGCTTACAAGATGAAACCGGTGAGGGTTGGGTTGTATGTGACTCATCAGAATTTGAAGAAACTGATGTTATGCCACTTTGGTCAAGTGAAACTGCGGCAAAAAGTCACTGCACTGATGAATGGGCTGACTACAATGCCGTGACCATCACTCTGGCTGAATTTTTAGAATACTGGGTAAGTGACTTAAATGATGATGGCGTATTAATTGGTGTTGACTGGGAAGCAGAGCAAGAATGCCTAGAAATCGACCCCATCGTACTGGCTAAAGAATTAGTTGATTTTGAACAAGAATAG